A stretch of Episyrphus balteatus chromosome 2, idEpiBalt1.1, whole genome shotgun sequence DNA encodes these proteins:
- the LOC129909193 gene encoding cytosol aminopeptidase-like gives MFGVLRIASRLPIDRKILSISRKYSNQAISHLLALSQTEICAESPSRGLVLGVYADENDKYDAGQLTPAALRYNSLKTDGRLLEVLRMSGPMPKRGEARILFAVETDKVPYYSAVAVVGLGHECLGFDSFEMIDERKEAIRKSVAAACMKLSELNTDRIEVEPCGHAESAAEGAALGVWAYQELKDSKNRMEVPSIELYTHKDEICDIEGWRIGLQKAAAQNLCRELQETPANLLTPTAFAEKVIQVLCKTGVNVEVKVEGWAESQGMNAFLAVGKASCEAPIFLELSYYGGPKDERPIVLIGQGITYDCGGLNLKKYGELKLMRGDMTGAAVVVATCKAISSLRLPVNIRALIPLCENVMGCNSFRPGDVVKCRNGKSVCIQGTDHEDVLVLADALHYAQNFCPKFVVDIGTTSGAMRQTLDEAACGVFTNSEILWQQIKNASIHTGDRVWRLPLWNYYSNLVTESSIASDVQNYGGGSGGKPCKAAAFLRQFVPCGQWMHIDATNVMYSNGKGLVYIREGMAGRPTRTIIELVAQSICKDTHPKIPPEKH, from the exons atgttTGGTGTTTTGAGAATTGCATCACGATTACCAATTGATAGAAAAATTCTTTCCATCTCCAGGAAATATTCCAACCAAGCCATAAGCCATTTGCTTGCTCTATCCCAAACTGAAATCTGTGCAGAGTCCCCATCTCGAGGACTCGTGTTGGGAGTTTATGCTGATGAAAATGATAAATACGATGCTGGCCAATTGACTCCAGCAGCCTTGCGTTACAATTCCTTGAAAACCGATGGACGATTGCTCGAAGTACTCCGAATGTCTGGTCCAATGCCGAAAAGAGGTGAAGCACGAATTCTCTTCGCCGTGGAAACAGACAAAGTTCCCTATTATTCGGCAGTGGCTGTTGTAGGGCTTGGACATGAGTGTTTGGGCTTTGATTCGTTCGAAATGATTGACGAACGTAAGGAGGCCATCCGGAAGTCAGTAGCTGCAGCTTGTATGAAGTTGAGTGAGCTGAACACAGATCGAATTGAAGTTGAGCCATGTGGTCATGCTGAATCGGCAGCTGAGGGAGCAGCTCTTGGAGTTTGGGCGTACCAAGAGCTTAAAGACTCAAAAAATCGAATGGAGGTGCCAAGTATTGAGCTTTACACTCACAAGGATGAAATTTGCGATATCGAAGGGTGGCGTATTGGCCTTCAAAAGGCTGCTGCTCAAAATTTGTGCCGAGAACTCCAAGAGACCCCAGCAAATCTATTAACACCAACTGCTTTTGCAGAGAAAGTTATACAAGTTCTCTGTAAGACCGGAGTCAATGTCGAAGTAAAGGTCGAAGGATGGGCCGAAAGTCAAGGAATGAATGCCTTTTTAGCTGTGGGAAAGGCGTCTTGTGAAGCTCCCATCTTCTTAGAACTAAGCTATTACGGTGGTCCCAAGGACGAAAGACCAATTGTCTTAATTGGTCAAGGGATCACCTACGATTGTGGTGGATTGAACTTAAAAAAGTACGGCGAATTGAAATTGATGCGTGGTGACATGACAGGAGCAGCTGTTGTGGTCGCAACTTGTAAAGCAATTTCAAGCCTTCGCTTGCCTGTCAATATCCGTGCCCTGATACCACTATGTGAGAATGTTATGGGCTGTAATTCATTCAGACCTGGTGATGTGGTTAAATGCCGAAATGGTAAAAGTGTTTGTATTCAAGGAACCGATCACGAAGATGTCCTTGTACTCGCCGATGCCTTGCATTATGCTCAGAATTTTTGTCCGAAATTTGTTGTTGATATTGGAACAACATCTGGAGCAATGCGTCAGACACTGGATGAAGCAGCTTGTGGTGTCTTTACCAATTCGGAAATTCTATGGCAGCAAATTAAGAATGCAAGTATCCATACTGGAGACCGAGTGTGGAGACTACCACTCTGGAATTATTATTCGAATTTGGTAACAGAATCTTCGATAGCATCAGATGTGCAGAATTATGGAGGTGGATCTGGTGGAAAACCGTGTAAGGCAGCAGCTTTCTTGAGGCAATTTGTGCCATGTGGACAATGGATGCATATT GATGCAACTAATGTAATGTACTCGAATGGAAAAGGATTGGTGTACATTCGTGAAGGAATGGCGGGAAGACCTACCCGTACAATTATTGAACTTGTAGCACAGAGCATTTGCAAGGATACACATCCTAAAATTCCACCAGAAAAGCATTAA